Part of the Sulfitobacter sp. W027 genome, TTGCCGTGGTTGAAGAACTTGGCTTGATAGGAGCTATATTCGTTCTCTATTGGGTCATGCTAATTTCTTATAAGTCTCTCGGCGCTCAACTTGCGCAGTTCGGACTTGTCTTAAGCATCGTTCTGCTGAATTTTGGTGAAGCGGCTCTATTCTCCGCTGGCGGAAGCGGACTATTGCAAATCCTACTTCTTGGCTACGCATCTAATCGCATAAGCTCAGCATGGAGCTCTCGAACGCACCCACCTTCCGCTAGTACATCTCTAAAGCAATTAAGGCCTAATCCGCGATGAGGATCTATCTCTGGGAGTATGCAGTCAGCCCCCATTTGGGTAATATTTTAAGCGGCATGGCTGCACTTGGTTATGATACCTATTACGTCGTACACTCAGAGACCTATTCGGTTCGCCAGGCCGAGGGCTGGGTATTGCCGGACCTTCCTGGAGTGAAAATCCTGCAGCCGAGAAGTTCTTCTCAGATGCATAACATAATTGCATCAGCTTCCCCCGAAGATATCCATATCTGCGCCGGATTACGTGGTAGTGATCACGTGCGATTAGCCACAGCAGCGTTGAGGGCAGCGGGACGGCGTTTCATTGTTTTTATGGAGACAATCGATGAACGCAGTCCATTAAGCTTTCTAAAACGACCTTTGTACAAAAAGCTTTTCTTCCAAAACCGCCTTCAATTGGAGGGTATTCTCGCAGCCGGGGCGGACACTCCGGCTTGGGTGGCGGCGCGAGGCGTGCCGTCGTCAAAGATTTTTAGTTTTGCTTACTTTTTGAACGCGCCGCGTGCCGTCAAAAGACGGTCGCGCCCCTTGACCGGCGTACGACTCTTATTTGTTGGTAACCTTATCGCACGCAAGCGTGTTCGTCTCATTATTGAGGCCCTTCGCTCATTGCCAAATGACGTAACATTAGACATCGTTGGTGATGGACCTCTTCGGGCAAGGCTAGCCGAACTAGGCGAAGCCTATGCGCCGGGTCGCGTCATCTTTCACGGAACCCGTCCCATGCCCGAGATAGCCAGCTTCATGGCCTCAGCTGATTGTTTAGTACTTCCCAGCGACCACGATGGCTGGGGCGCCGTGATTTCTGAGGCTATGCTTGCAGGGACACCGGTCGTATGTTCAGATCGTTGCGGCGCGAGTGTCATTGTACGTGCCTCCGGCTGCGGAAAAGTCTTTCAAGCCTTCGCTCGAAACACCTGCGCCGAAGCGCTGAAAACTCAGGTGTCAGCGGGCCCAATTTTTAACCAAGAGCGTGCTGCTCTGTCCAGTTGGTCTAAGTGCCTCGCTGCTCCGGAGGGCTCACTTTATCTTGACAGGATCGTCAAGCATCTACGTTGTGGCGGTCAACGTCCAATCCCCCCATGGGCAAAAGCTGGTCGGTTGGACTCCAAACTGAAGTCGAAGGCACTGACTTGACCACATTAACAGTTACAAGCGTATTGGGCCAAGTAAGGCGGATTATATGACGATCAATGTCTCCCATACTGTAGCCTCGATTGAAAATCTCGGTTCAGGTGTTACGTACTGCGTTACGAGCTTGTCGGCGGCCCAAGCGAGCCAAGGTCTCCGCACAGCGGTATATTCCGTTGGCAGTGACCGTTCAGGAAGCATCACGGCGTTTGAGGATCGCCGTTATCCAAATGACTTTGAGGCAGTACCCGTCTTCCGTAGGTTGGGAGCCTCCCGTGCTATGCGGCGTGCCTTGAACGCAAACAAGCCCGATATTGTTCACGCTCACGGCCTCTGGATGCTCCCAAATACTTACCGGGCAAAGGGCGCAGCTCTAGTGATTTCGCCGCATGGTATGCTGACTCCAGTTGCTCTCTCGTTCTCTCCCCGCAAAAAGGCCTTGTTTCGTTTGCTATTTCAGAACCGGGCGCTGGCTTCGGCTGCTCTATTCTCTGCCACGGCCGAAAGCGAATACGACGACATTCGAAGTTTTGGCCTATCTCAGCCCGTAGCAGTCATCCCAAATGGGATCGACCTGCCCGATCTTCCCATTGACAGAACCTGCGTAGATGGTAGGTCGGTTCTCTCTCTCGGGCGCATTCATCCCAAAAAGGGGCTGGATAAGCTAGTCCGTGCCTGGGCGGCGGTCGAACGGCCCTTCCCCGACTGGGAGCTGCGGATCGTTGGCCCAGACGAGCTCGGACATGCTGCTGAGCTAAAGGAACTTGTCCGATCGTTAGATCTGAAGAATGTATCGATAGAAGGTGCGGTCTTCGGCCAGGCCAAAACCGAGTTGATGGCTGGAGTGAACCTTTTCGTACTTCCTTCACGCAGCGAGAATTTCGCAATGACAGTGGCTGAAAGTCTGGCTTTGGGAGTGCCAGTGATCTCGACAAAGGGAGCTCCTTGGGCTGGCCTTGAGACCCACGGTTGCGGTTGGTGGGTCGACCACGGAGCCGAACCACTTGCAGCCGCATTGCGCTCCGCGATGTCTCAGCCTCTGGAAGGACTCAGGTCCATGGGTCACAAAGGTCGCGCATGGATGGCGCAAGACTATTCTTGGGAGCGGGTGGCCAATATGACACTTGACACTTACCTATGGGCCCTAGAGGGCGGAGAACCTCCTGATTTTGTTCGTGCGGATTGAATAATGATTGATGTTGAAGCCAACCGGTCTTCGCGGAAATGGAGCAGACGTGAGCAGATTGGCCGCGCACTGTGGGGGCTCGTGCAGCCCCTCTTCTATCTAAGCCCACGACCGGTATGGGGTTGGCGTCGCAACTTGCTAAGGGCATTTGGGGCTCGGGTCGGACGGAATGTTCATATCTATCCCAGTGCTCGAATAACGATCCCTTGGAACTTGTATCTGAATGATCAGTGCGCAATTGGCGACGGTGCAATTCTTTATGCTCTGGGGCCCATTACAGTCGGTCCAAGGGCGACTATTTCGCAGGGTGCGCACCTCTGTGCTGGAACCCATGACATTTCCCGCTCTGACCGGCCGCTTGTAAAGCTTCCGATTACGATTGGAGCGGACGTCTGGATTGCGGCGGATGCTTTCATCGGCCCGAACGTATATGTTGGGGATAGCGCAATTGTCGGTGCTCGTGCCGTGGTGATGAAGGATGTCCCAACTGACGCCATTGTCGTCGGGAATCCAGCGCGCGCAATCAGGAAGGACAAACCACGCAAATTAAGCCTCAAACCTGCGACCTAATGCGTCAACGGCACTGGGGGTTGTCTGCGTACGTATGTCGGATAAATCTTAACATAACTACTTCAGTGAGGGCGACATCAAACTGATGAGTATATGATTAGTTCTGAAGTGGCGAATCCCTTATAGGAAAGCCCTTAGTCGCCATTGCCCACAGGCCTGTGTCCTAACCGCATTTCAAACGCCCAATAACGTCCCCTTCGTACCAGCTAGCTTTAGCCCCTTTACAAAGAGGTCCCTTTGACCCTTACCGTTGTCATTCTGACCAAGAACGAAGAGCGCCACATTGTTCGTGCGCTTGCCTCAGTCGCTGCCATTGCGGATACTTGCGTGGTGGTTGACTCTGGGTCGGACGATCGGACAGTCGAACTGGCTGAAGCCGAGGGTGCGAGAACTCTCGTTCATCCATTTATCACGCAAGCACAGCAGTTCAATTGGGCGATCGACCAGCTTCCGCAGGAGACGGAGTGGATTTTGCGCCTAGATGCAGATGAGATTGTGACCACTCATCTAGCGGTTGAAATCTTAGATGGTCTCACCACTCTCCCCCCAGAGACGCTGGGCGTTTACGCTCCTCGCCGCATGCACTTCTTGGGTCGACGCATAGCTTGGGGGGGGGTCTTTCCAGTCCGCGTATTGCGGCTCTTCCGCCACGGGCATGGACACTGCGAAAACCGATGGATGGACGAGCACATTATTGTAGACGGTGAGACCGCAAACTTCGCCGGCGAGATTATTGATGACAATTTGAATTCGCTGACTTGGTGGACGGAGAAGCACAATTCCTACGCCAGTAGGGAAGTGGTTGATATCCTCAACCAGCAGCACAATTTTATGCCGCAAGAAAGCGTCGCCAAGTTGCGCGGCGGTCAGCAAGCAGGGATCAAGCGCTGGATCAAAGAGTATGTGTACGCACGGCTTCCCGGTGGGTTGAGAGCCTTCGCGTATTTCCTTTATAGGTATGTTTTTCGGTTGGGATTTTTGGACGGCAAAGAGGGCACCGCGTTCCACGTACTTCAAGGTTTCTGGTATCGGTATCTTGTCGATATGAAACTCCACGAAGTGAACACCTATATGAAACGTAAGAACGTGAAAGTGGAAGTAGCGATCAAGGATGTTCTCGGCATTGACCTTCACCCTCGTGCCTAAAGCGAATGATGCCATCGGCTGAGAACCGGATATTGGGAGGGTCGATATCCGACCTTATCGGCGCTTCGGATTTGCGTCGCGCTTGAGATTTCGGTGAAACTCACCATAAGGGGATAGTGCAAACCAAAAAACGGCTGCCTGCAACTTCAATCTCTAAGAACGGCTTTTACATAATGAAAATTACAATCGTCACGGCTGTCTTTAACCGTGTCGAGACAATCTCTGATGCACTGCGCAGCGTAGAGACCCAAAGCTACCTGAACGTCGAACATATTATTCAGGATGGCGGCTCTAAAGACGGCACGCTTGATGTAATTTGGCATTTCGACGCATCCTCGACCCAGCTGGTTTCTGAGCCTGACAGTGGGATATATGATGCCATAAATAAGGGAATTTCCCGGGCCAGTGGGGATATCATTGGTCTTATGCATTCAGATGATTTTTTCGCTGATGATTTGGTGCTGGAACGGGTCGCTGAAGCATTCCAGGATCCGGCGGTCGATGGCGTCTATGGTGACCTAGATTACGTATCCGCAACAAATACTGACAAGATTGTTCGGCGTTGGCGGTCGGGACCCTATCGTGCGGACCTCTTAAAGCGCGGATGGATGCCGCCACATCCAACCCTCTATCTGCGCCGTGAGGTGTTTGATCGTTGGGGGCTCTACGATACGTCGATGAGCATCGCCGCAGATTACGAGGCCATGCTGCGCTATCTTGTGAAGGGCAACATCCACCTTGCCTATATTCCCGAAGTATTAGTGAAAATGCGTGTTGGGGGCGAAAGCAACCGCTCGCTATCCCGTATCTTGCGAAAAAGTCGTGAAGATTATATCGCGTTGCGGCGCCATAAGGTCGGTGGCATCGATACCCTCCTGGCAAAGAATTTCTCGAAGCTCGAACAATTTATCCCTAGAAAAGGAACCCCAAAATGACCAAACGTGCGCTTATTACTGGGGTCACCGGGCAAGACGGGTCCTACCTCGCGGAGTTCCTGCTTGATAAGGGCTATGAAGTGCATGGCATCAAGCGCCGGGCTTCGTCCTTCAATACCCAACGTGTCGATCACATCTATGAAGAT contains:
- a CDS encoding glycosyltransferase family 4 protein, with the translated sequence MRIYLWEYAVSPHLGNILSGMAALGYDTYYVVHSETYSVRQAEGWVLPDLPGVKILQPRSSSQMHNIIASASPEDIHICAGLRGSDHVRLATAALRAAGRRFIVFMETIDERSPLSFLKRPLYKKLFFQNRLQLEGILAAGADTPAWVAARGVPSSKIFSFAYFLNAPRAVKRRSRPLTGVRLLFVGNLIARKRVRLIIEALRSLPNDVTLDIVGDGPLRARLAELGEAYAPGRVIFHGTRPMPEIASFMASADCLVLPSDHDGWGAVISEAMLAGTPVVCSDRCGASVIVRASGCGKVFQAFARNTCAEALKTQVSAGPIFNQERAALSSWSKCLAAPEGSLYLDRIVKHLRCGGQRPIPPWAKAGRLDSKLKSKALT
- a CDS encoding glycosyltransferase; the encoded protein is MTINVSHTVASIENLGSGVTYCVTSLSAAQASQGLRTAVYSVGSDRSGSITAFEDRRYPNDFEAVPVFRRLGASRAMRRALNANKPDIVHAHGLWMLPNTYRAKGAALVISPHGMLTPVALSFSPRKKALFRLLFQNRALASAALFSATAESEYDDIRSFGLSQPVAVIPNGIDLPDLPIDRTCVDGRSVLSLGRIHPKKGLDKLVRAWAAVERPFPDWELRIVGPDELGHAAELKELVRSLDLKNVSIEGAVFGQAKTELMAGVNLFVLPSRSENFAMTVAESLALGVPVISTKGAPWAGLETHGCGWWVDHGAEPLAAALRSAMSQPLEGLRSMGHKGRAWMAQDYSWERVANMTLDTYLWALEGGEPPDFVRAD
- a CDS encoding acetyltransferase, whose protein sequence is MIDVEANRSSRKWSRREQIGRALWGLVQPLFYLSPRPVWGWRRNLLRAFGARVGRNVHIYPSARITIPWNLYLNDQCAIGDGAILYALGPITVGPRATISQGAHLCAGTHDISRSDRPLVKLPITIGADVWIAADAFIGPNVYVGDSAIVGARAVVMKDVPTDAIVVGNPARAIRKDKPRKLSLKPAT
- a CDS encoding glycosyltransferase family 2 protein, whose translation is MTLTVVILTKNEERHIVRALASVAAIADTCVVVDSGSDDRTVELAEAEGARTLVHPFITQAQQFNWAIDQLPQETEWILRLDADEIVTTHLAVEILDGLTTLPPETLGVYAPRRMHFLGRRIAWGGVFPVRVLRLFRHGHGHCENRWMDEHIIVDGETANFAGEIIDDNLNSLTWWTEKHNSYASREVVDILNQQHNFMPQESVAKLRGGQQAGIKRWIKEYVYARLPGGLRAFAYFLYRYVFRLGFLDGKEGTAFHVLQGFWYRYLVDMKLHEVNTYMKRKNVKVEVAIKDVLGIDLHPRA
- a CDS encoding glycosyltransferase family 2 protein, which encodes MKITIVTAVFNRVETISDALRSVETQSYLNVEHIIQDGGSKDGTLDVIWHFDASSTQLVSEPDSGIYDAINKGISRASGDIIGLMHSDDFFADDLVLERVAEAFQDPAVDGVYGDLDYVSATNTDKIVRRWRSGPYRADLLKRGWMPPHPTLYLRREVFDRWGLYDTSMSIAADYEAMLRYLVKGNIHLAYIPEVLVKMRVGGESNRSLSRILRKSREDYIALRRHKVGGIDTLLAKNFSKLEQFIPRKGTPK